From the Bos taurus isolate L1 Dominette 01449 registration number 42190680 breed Hereford chromosome 22, ARS-UCD2.0, whole genome shotgun sequence genome, one window contains:
- the CCR5 gene encoding C-C chemokine receptor type 5, with the protein MDYQTSTPLYDIDYGMSEPCQKLNVRQIAARLLPPLYSLVFIFGFVGNMLVVLILINCKKLKSMTDIYLLNLAISDLLFIITIPFWAHYAADQWVFGNTMCQLFTGFYFIGYFGGIFFIILLTIDRYLAIVHAVFALKARTVTFGAATSVVTWVVAVFASLPGIIFTKSQKEGSRHTCSPHFPSSQYHFWKNFQTLKIVILGLVLPLLVMIVCYSGIIKTLLRCRNEKKKHKAVRLIFVIMIVYFLFWAPYNIVLLLSTFQEFFGLNNCSGSNRLDQAMQVTETLGMTHCCINPIIYAFVGEKFRNYLLRFFRKYFASRFCKGCPVFQGEAPERVSSVYTRSTGEQEISVGL; encoded by the coding sequence ATGGATTATCAAACATCAACTCCCCTCTATGACATTGATTATGGGATGTCAGAGCCATGCCAAAAACTCAACGTGAGGCAAATTGCAGCCCGCCTCTTGCCCCCACTCTACTCGCTGGTATTCATCTTTGGTTTTGTGGGTAACATGCTGGTTGTCCTCATCCTGATAAACTGCAAAAAGCTGAAGAGCATGACTGACATCTATCTGCTCAACTTGGCCATCTCTGACCTACTTTTCATCATCACCATCCCATTCTGGGCTCACTATGCTGCAGACCAGTGGGTCTTTGGAAATACAATGTGCCAGTTATTCACAGGGTTCTATTTCATTGGTTATTTTGGTGGAATCTTCTTCATCATCCTCTTGACAATCGATAGGTACCTGGCTATCGTCCATGCTGTGTTTGCTTTAAAAGCCAGAACAGTCACCTTTGGGGCGGCGACAAGTGTGGTCACCTGGGTGGTGGCTGTGTTTGCCTCTCTCCCAGGAATTATCTTTACCAAATCCCAAAAAGAAGGCTCTCGTCATACATGCAGCCCACATTTCCCATCCAGTCAGTATCATTTCTGGAAGAATTTCCAAACTTTAAAGATAGTCATCTTGGGGCTGGTGCTGCCACTGCTTGTCATGATCGTCTGCTATTCGGGAATCATAAAAACCCTGCTCCGGTGTCGCAACGAGAAGAAGAAGCACAAGGCTGTGAGGCTCATCTTCGTGATCATGATTGTCTACTTTCTCTTCTGGGCTCCCTACAACATCGTCCTTCTCCTGAGCACCTTCCAGGAATTCTTTGGCTTGAATAACTGCAGTGGCTCTAACAGGCTGGACCAAGCCATGCAGGTGACAGAGACCCTGGGGATGACGCACTGCTGCATCAACCCCATCATCTACGCCTTCGTGGGGGAGAAGTTCCGAAACTATCTCTTACGGTTCTTCCGAAAGTACTTCGCCAGCCGCTTCTGCAAAGGCTGTCCAGTCTTCCAGGGAGAGGCTCCAGAGCGAGTAAGCTCCGTTTATACACGATCCACAGGAGAACAGGAAATCTCTGTTGGCTTGTGA
- the CCR2 gene encoding C-C chemokine receptor type 2, giving the protein MDGNDTFSHNVLPTSHSLFTTNVKGNDEEPTTSYDYDYSEPCRKTSVGQIEAQLLPPLYSLVFIFGFVGNLLVVLILINCKKLKSMTDIYLLNLAISDLLFLLTMPFWAHYAADQWVFGNVMCKFFTGLYHIGYFGGIFFIILLTIDRYLAIVHAVFALKARTVTFGVVTSGVTWVVAVFASLPGIIFIKSLEEHSGYACAPYFPLGWKNFHTIMRSILGLVLPLLVMIICYSGIIKTLLRCRNEKKKHKAVRLIFVIMIVYFLFWAPYNIVLLLSTFQEFFGLSNCKSSSQLDQAMQVTETLGLTHCCINPIIYAFVGEKFRRYLSTFFRKHIAKHLCKQCPVFYGETGDRVSSTYTHSTGEQEVSAAL; this is encoded by the coding sequence ATGGATGGCAATGATACATTCAGCCACAATGTGCTTCCCACATCTCACTCTCTGTTTACAACAAATGTCAAGGGGAATGATGAAGAACCCACCACCAGTTATGACTATGATTACAGTGAACCCTGCCGAAAGACCAGCGTGGGACAAATCGAAGCACAGCTCCTGCCGCCGCTCTACTCGCTGGTCTTCATCTTTGGTTTTGTGGGCAACCTGCTGGTTGTCCTTATCCTAATCAACTGCAAAAAGCTGAAGAGCATGACTGACATCTACCTGCTTAACTTGGCCATCTCTGACCTGCTGTTCCTCCTCACCATGCCGTTCTGGGCTCACTATGCTGCAGACCAGTGGGTTTTTGGGAATGTGATGTGCAAATTTTTCACAGGGCTGTATCACATTGGTTATTTTGGTGGAATCTTCTTCATCATCCTTTTGACAATCGATAGGTACCTGGCTATTGTCCATGCTGTGTTTGCTTTAAAAGCCAGGACAGTCACCTTTGGGGTGGTGACAAGTGGGGTCACCTGGGTGGTGGCTGTGTTTGCCTCTCTCCCGGGAATCATCTTTATCAAATCCCTCGAAGAACATTCAGGTTATGCCTGTGCCCCTTATTTTCCACTAGGATGGAAGAATTTCCATACAATTATGAGGAGCATCTTGGGGCTGGTGCTGCCACTGCTTGTCATGATCATCTGCTACTCAGGAATCATAAAAACCCTGCTCCGGTGTCGCAATGAGAAGAAGAAGCACAAGGCTGTGAGGCTCATCTTCGTGATCATGATTGTCTACTTTCTCTTCTGGGCTCCCTACAACATCGTCCTTCTCCTGAGCACCTTCCAGGAATTCTTTGGCTTGAGTAACTGTAAGAGCAGCAGTCAGCTGGACCAAGCCATGCAGGTGACAGAGACCCTGGGGCTGACCCACTGCTGCATCAACCCCATCATCTACGCCTTTGTTGGGGAGAAGTTCAGGAGGTATCTCTCCACGTTCTTCCGAAAGCATATTGCCAAACACCTCTGCAAACAATGCCCAGTTTTCTATGGGGAGACAGGAGATCGAGTGAGTTCAACATACACCCATTCTACTGGGGAACAGGAAGTCTCAGCTGCTTTATAG